In Microcoleus sp. FACHB-831, one genomic interval encodes:
- a CDS encoding SGNH/GDSL hydrolase family protein: MFKPRRRAYQKRSRPFQPLLILLAIPLILIVLELLTRTIVGATGKRDELTSYEGDTPIVNAYRLKFLDQAGKPYDLLPNYGSLIAKRRLSTSYKLAENQKNEYWQINEQGFRDLKAVPEAKPKDEIRVFVVGGSTAFGQMSLNNQTTFAAKLENLLNQRVAQQKAVPQSFRPDPLPVYRPERLQALTLPIPIRDGKYRVINAAVPGYASGNELAQLALKIWAYSPDVIVALDGYADLMLPSSQQEVNIPHLDTFANNAPHHYWVYLKQKMQEWVNQAYLVKATNYWLLRPEQPVTRLSLAVTDQETPLVKRLADNPTELKSRTERYKNNILQMARLAAPAQIPLIVALQPEITAKSKRSPTEEKLVKDELGSTYTQRVQAGYAELAKATQQVQQAFPTNVRSLNLYKLYENFPSQAFHDAVHLTDEANTVLADRLYKAILDLPQLQPPPPKPLR; encoded by the coding sequence ATGTTCAAGCCCCGCCGTAGAGCTTACCAAAAACGCAGCCGACCGTTCCAGCCTCTACTCATACTCTTAGCCATACCCCTGATCTTGATTGTTCTGGAACTGCTCACACGCACGATCGTGGGTGCTACGGGCAAAAGGGATGAACTGACAAGTTATGAAGGCGATACCCCAATTGTCAACGCCTACCGCCTCAAGTTTCTAGATCAAGCGGGGAAACCCTACGACCTTCTGCCCAATTATGGGAGCTTGATCGCCAAACGGCGTTTATCAACGAGCTACAAATTAGCAGAAAACCAGAAAAACGAATACTGGCAGATTAACGAGCAGGGTTTTCGGGACTTGAAGGCGGTTCCCGAAGCGAAACCAAAGGATGAAATTCGGGTTTTTGTTGTAGGCGGATCGACAGCTTTTGGCCAAATGAGTTTGAATAACCAAACCACATTTGCCGCTAAATTAGAGAACTTGCTCAATCAAAGGGTGGCGCAGCAGAAAGCAGTTCCACAGAGCTTTCGCCCAGATCCGCTGCCTGTATACAGACCAGAAAGGTTGCAAGCCCTCACCCTACCGATACCGATTCGCGACGGTAAATATCGTGTTATCAATGCTGCCGTACCGGGGTATGCATCTGGTAACGAGCTGGCTCAGTTAGCTCTCAAGATATGGGCGTACTCTCCCGATGTTATTGTGGCTTTGGATGGTTATGCCGACTTAATGCTGCCTAGTTCGCAACAGGAAGTTAATATTCCGCATCTAGATACCTTTGCGAACAACGCGCCTCATCATTACTGGGTATATCTGAAGCAGAAGATGCAGGAGTGGGTTAATCAAGCTTATTTAGTTAAAGCAACGAATTACTGGTTATTGCGCCCCGAACAGCCTGTAACCCGTCTGAGTTTGGCGGTGACTGACCAGGAAACACCTTTAGTTAAAAGGTTGGCAGACAACCCAACTGAGCTAAAAAGTCGCACTGAGCGCTATAAGAATAATATTTTGCAGATGGCTCGACTGGCGGCACCCGCTCAGATTCCTTTGATTGTCGCGCTTCAGCCAGAGATTACTGCTAAGAGTAAGCGATCGCCAACAGAGGAAAAGCTCGTCAAAGATGAATTAGGTTCGACCTACACCCAACGGGTGCAGGCCGGATATGCAGAATTGGCGAAAGCTACACAGCAGGTGCAGCAAGCGTTCCCCACAAATGTGCGATCGCTAAACCTCTACAAGCTTTACGAGAATTTCCCCTCTCAGGCTTTTCACGACGCCGTTCACCTTACAGATGAAGCCAATACCGTACTTGCCGACCGCCTGTATAAGGCTATTTTGGACTTGCCGCAACTACAGCCGCCTCCACCAAAGCCTCTAAGATAA
- the murB gene encoding UDP-N-acetylmuramate dehydrogenase, whose translation MTLSYNPPSTVDASTSGQESVKQSRIYLPGTNCLVRSQVSLGSLTSYRVGGPAEWYVAPQRLEDLAASFEWAHSQSLPITLLGAGSNLLVSDNGLPGLVVGTRHLRHTHFDAETGQVTAGAGEPLVRLAWQAAKLGWQGLEWAVGIPGTVGGAVVMNAGAHLSDTASILVNTHLLSQNGNVEILSPQELGYAYRTSILQGDKRLVTQATFQLQPGADPALVMATTQKHLEKRQTTQPYHLPSCGSVFRNPDSHKAAWLIEQTGLKGYQIGGAQVAQRHANFILNCGGAKANDIFQLIRYVQQQVEQHWSLSLEPEVRILGDFQPG comes from the coding sequence ATGACTCTTTCCTATAATCCCCCCAGTACTGTGGACGCTTCAACATCCGGGCAAGAATCCGTGAAACAGTCACGTATTTACTTACCAGGAACAAATTGTCTAGTGCGATCGCAAGTTTCTTTGGGCAGCTTGACCTCCTATAGAGTTGGCGGCCCAGCAGAATGGTATGTAGCTCCTCAACGCCTCGAAGACTTAGCCGCAAGTTTTGAATGGGCACATTCTCAATCGTTACCCATCACCTTATTGGGAGCAGGTTCAAATCTCCTAGTAAGCGACAACGGTCTTCCCGGTTTAGTCGTCGGTACTCGCCATCTCCGCCACACTCATTTCGATGCCGAAACAGGTCAAGTGACTGCGGGCGCTGGCGAACCCCTTGTCCGCTTAGCTTGGCAAGCAGCTAAACTAGGCTGGCAAGGATTGGAGTGGGCAGTTGGCATCCCAGGTACAGTCGGCGGCGCAGTGGTAATGAACGCAGGCGCTCACCTAAGCGATACTGCCTCAATTCTTGTCAACACCCATTTGTTATCACAAAACGGTAACGTTGAGATTCTTAGCCCTCAAGAGTTGGGGTATGCCTACCGCACCTCAATTCTGCAAGGGGACAAGAGGCTAGTAACACAAGCTACCTTCCAGCTACAACCAGGTGCAGATCCAGCCTTGGTTATGGCAACTACCCAAAAACATTTAGAAAAACGGCAGACAACACAACCCTACCACTTACCTTCTTGTGGCAGCGTCTTCCGCAATCCCGACTCCCACAAAGCAGCTTGGCTAATTGAACAAACAGGGCTTAAAGGCTACCAAATTGGTGGCGCTCAAGTAGCTCAGCGCCATGCAAACTTTATTCTCAACTGCGGCGGCGCAAAAGCAAATGATATCTTTCAGCTCATCCGCTACGTTCAGCAGCAAGTAGAACAGCATTGGTCTCTCTCCTTAGAGCCAGAAGTAAGAATCTTAGGTGATTTTCAGCCAGGCTAG
- a CDS encoding YbaB/EbfC family nucleoid-associated protein has protein sequence MTKGQGFGGFGLGKMKELAEAFKKAQQVQEGAKRLQEELEQMEIEGQDESGLVKVVLSGNQEPRRVVISQDAYSQGAEALSELVTDAMMDAYDKSTATMRERMEELTGGLNIAGLG, from the coding sequence ATGACCAAAGGACAAGGATTTGGCGGCTTCGGTCTCGGAAAAATGAAAGAGCTGGCCGAAGCTTTCAAAAAAGCACAGCAGGTTCAAGAAGGTGCTAAACGGCTCCAAGAAGAATTGGAGCAAATGGAGATTGAAGGTCAGGACGAAAGCGGCTTGGTGAAGGTTGTTCTTAGCGGTAACCAGGAACCTCGGCGTGTAGTAATTTCCCAAGACGCTTACAGCCAAGGAGCGGAAGCGCTTTCGGAACTGGTAACAGACGCAATGATGGATGCCTACGATAAGTCCACAGCTACCATGCGGGAACGTATGGAAGAGCTTACAGGCGGACTTAATATTGCTGGACTCGGATAA
- the murC gene encoding UDP-N-acetylmuramate--L-alanine ligase: MPNNVDFSGRPFHFIGIGGIGMSALAYVLAKRDLPVSGSDIHSSHITQRLQSVGAHIFGGQEATNLEFFQPTTNKIWEALPAAAIGTSNSQESPLEEAQTVHAKYVRDRAASASPNVGLLPQVICSTAINTANAEYKAALDRGCPIFHRSDLLAALIEDYQSIAVAGTHGKTTTSSMIGYMLLNAGLDPTIVVGGEVNAWGGNARLGQSPYLVAEADESDGSLVKLSAAIGVVTNIELDHPDHYASLEQVINTFNIFALRCKTVVGCIDCSVVRDRLKPTISYSLQRDTGADYTVDEVNYGPFGTEARVWERGKILGKLKLKLLGKHNLSNALAAVAVGRILNVDFEAIASSIATFEGARRRFELKGESNGILFVDDYAHHPSEIRATLAAARLQVQEPRRLVAIFQPHRYSRTLTFLREFAESFNDADIVVLSDIYSAGEPNLGEITGERVAELIGLHHPKVHYQPSLQAVGKCLTEILRPGDLALFLGAGNLNQIIPSVMASHQTSQEK, from the coding sequence ATGCCGAATAATGTTGATTTTAGCGGGAGGCCATTTCATTTCATCGGCATTGGTGGAATTGGAATGTCAGCCTTGGCCTACGTTCTAGCAAAGCGGGATCTGCCAGTATCTGGGTCAGATATTCATTCAAGTCATATTACCCAGCGCTTGCAATCGGTCGGTGCTCATATTTTTGGAGGTCAAGAGGCCACAAACTTAGAATTTTTTCAACCGACCACAAACAAAATTTGGGAAGCCTTACCAGCAGCAGCGATAGGGACGAGTAATTCTCAGGAATCGCCCCTTGAGGAAGCACAGACGGTGCATGCAAAGTATGTCCGCGATCGCGCCGCCTCTGCTTCCCCTAATGTAGGACTGCTACCGCAGGTAATTTGTTCAACAGCAATCAATACAGCAAATGCCGAGTATAAAGCGGCGCTGGACAGGGGATGTCCTATTTTTCATCGCTCTGATTTATTGGCGGCTTTGATTGAGGATTATCAGAGTATTGCAGTAGCAGGCACTCACGGTAAAACCACAACCAGCAGCATGATTGGGTATATGCTGCTAAACGCTGGTTTAGACCCGACAATTGTAGTCGGTGGTGAAGTGAATGCCTGGGGAGGCAACGCGAGGTTAGGACAAAGCCCCTATCTAGTTGCCGAAGCAGATGAATCAGATGGTTCTTTAGTTAAACTTTCAGCCGCTATTGGTGTGGTGACGAACATTGAGCTGGATCATCCAGACCACTACGCGAGCCTAGAGCAGGTGATTAACACCTTTAATATATTCGCGCTGCGCTGTAAGACTGTGGTGGGGTGCATTGATTGCAGTGTAGTCAGAGATAGACTCAAACCCACAATCAGCTATAGCCTCCAAAGGGATACGGGAGCTGATTACACAGTAGATGAAGTAAATTATGGGCCGTTTGGAACAGAGGCAAGGGTTTGGGAAAGAGGAAAGATCCTTGGGAAACTGAAGTTGAAGTTGCTGGGCAAACATAATCTCAGCAATGCGCTGGCGGCAGTAGCTGTAGGACGCATATTGAATGTGGACTTTGAAGCGATCGCATCTTCTATCGCCACCTTCGAGGGAGCTAGGAGACGATTTGAACTTAAGGGCGAGAGCAATGGCATTTTATTCGTGGATGACTACGCTCACCACCCCAGCGAAATCCGCGCCACGCTAGCCGCTGCACGGTTGCAAGTTCAAGAACCGCGACGGCTCGTTGCCATTTTCCAGCCCCACCGTTACAGTCGGACTCTTACCTTTCTACGAGAATTTGCTGAATCTTTTAACGATGCCGACATTGTTGTTCTCAGTGATATTTACAGTGCGGGAGAACCAAATTTAGGGGAAATTACTGGTGAACGGGTTGCAGAACTAATTGGACTGCACCATCCCAAAGTTCATTACCAACCATCTCTCCAGGCAGTGGGTAAGTGTCTAACAGAAATCCTTCGTCCAGGCGACTTAGCCCTGTTCTTGGGAGCAGGAAACCTCAATCAGATTATTCCCTCAGTTATGGCCTCACATCAAACGAGTCAAGAGAAGTAA
- a CDS encoding low molecular weight protein-tyrosine-phosphatase yields MPYKLLFVCLGNICRSPAAENIMNHLIEQVNLGSSIICDSAGTAGYHMGCSPDSRMAAAAMSRGIALQGRARQFNKADFEEFDLILAMDKANYRDILSLDPTGKYRDNVRLMCEFCTRHTAKEVPDPYYGGPEGFNHVIDLLTDACEGLLQKVRNEESRIGNG; encoded by the coding sequence ATGCCTTACAAGTTACTCTTCGTCTGCCTTGGTAATATCTGCCGTTCGCCTGCGGCAGAGAACATTATGAACCATTTAATTGAGCAAGTGAACTTAGGCTCAAGTATTATCTGCGATTCAGCGGGGACTGCTGGATATCACATGGGTTGTTCCCCAGATAGCCGTATGGCAGCCGCAGCAATGAGTCGAGGGATTGCGCTCCAAGGGCGAGCGCGACAGTTTAATAAGGCAGACTTTGAGGAGTTTGACCTGATTTTAGCTATGGACAAGGCAAACTACCGAGATATTTTATCCCTAGATCCAACTGGTAAGTATCGCGACAATGTGCGCCTGATGTGTGAATTTTGCACGCGCCATACTGCAAAGGAAGTGCCAGACCCTTACTACGGGGGACCGGAAGGATTTAACCACGTCATAGATTTACTAACGGACGCTTGTGAAGGGCTGCTACAGAAAGTTAGGAATGAGGAATCGCGAATAGGAAATGGGTAA